One genomic segment of Danio aesculapii chromosome 15, fDanAes4.1, whole genome shotgun sequence includes these proteins:
- the LOC130241915 gene encoding polyunsaturated fatty acid 5-lipoxygenase-like isoform X3, protein MFTYTVSVVTGNQVFAGTLNYIYLTLVGKERSSDRTLLDKSWFERLERGKVVSIDIHVEETLGEILLVKLEKEKFLINDDWYCRSISVTAPTGDCFEFPCYRWIADQKELVLLEGRGRLPQDEKLSILKEHRHQELENRQKQYRWKEWKPGFPMSIDANRCSELPLDIQFDTAKSVDFCLNFLEGIGNLGLNKLESVFQSWKNFADFEKVFIIIKNTVSEHLIQKWNEDIVFGYQFLNGCNPVMIKKCTKLPDKFVVTQEMVKNSLDRGTTLQEELQAGNIYIADYEILEDVTPNDTDPSTQQYLAAPFCLFYKSRKNEFIPIAIQVPTTPGQKNTVFLPTDNQYDWLLAKMWVKSCDFNIHQLVTHLLRTHLISEVFTIAMFRQLSAVHPVYKLLIPHVRFTIAINTAARETLINDTGVFNKANSTGGIGIKQVIHRAMKTLTFKSLCFPEAMKSRDVHNQEDLPNYYYRDDGMMVWDAVKSFVSDVVKIYYSSDETVQKDEEIQAFAQDVCSSGMKNCLRNEFPNVLRSREQLVEYLTVVIFTASAQHAAVNFGQLFLGMYPDKYFTDEPAMEAIENFRKKLVEVTKIIRKRNETLELPYWYLCPDRIPNSVAI, encoded by the exons ATGTTCACGTACACAGTGTCTGTTGTAACTGGAAATCAGGTGTTTGCTGGGACTCTGAACTACATTTACCTGACGCTGGTGGGTAAAGAGAGAAGCAGCGACCGAACTCTGCTGGACAAATCCTGGTTTGAACGATTGGAAAGAGGAAAG GTGGTTTCAATTGACATTCATGTGGAGGAGACTCTTGGAGAGATTCTGCTGGTCAAACTGGAGAAGGAGAAATTCCTGATCAATGATGATTGGTACTGCAGGAGCATCAGTGTAACAGCACCCACTGGAGACTGCTTTGAGTTCCCCTGTTATCGGTGGATAGCTGATCAAAAGGAGCTGGTTCTTCTAGAAGGACGGG GTCGATTGCCTCAGGATGAAAAGCTCTCAATACTGAAAGAGCACAGGCACCAGGAACtggaaaacagacaaaaacaataCAG GTGGAAAGAATGGAAACCTGGCTTCCCAATGTCCATAGATGCCAATAGGTGCTCTGAACTTCCTCTGGACATTCAGTTTGATACTGCAAAATCAGTGGACTTCTGTTTGAATTTCCTAGAAGG GATTGGGAATCTTGGACTTAATAAACTTGAGAGTGTGTTCCAGTCTTGGAAAAACTTTGCAGATTTTGAAAAAGTATTCATAATCATCAAGAACACAGTGTCAG AGCATTTGATCCAGAAATGGAATGAAGATATAGTGTTTGGTTATCAGTTCTTAAATGGCTGCAATCCTGTGATGATCAAGAAGTGCACAAAACTTCCAGATAAGTTTGTGGTCACGCAGGAGATGGTGAAGAACTCGCTGGATAGAGGAACCACACTGCAGGAGGAATTACAG GCAGGAAACATCTACATAGCAGACTATGAAATACTGGAGGACGTGACACCCAATGATACAGACCCTAGCACCCAGCAGTATTTGGCTGCCCCCTTCTGCCTGTTTTACAAGAGCAGAAAGAATGAATTCATACCAATCGCTATTCAGGTGCCT ACAACTCCAGGACAGAAGAACACAGTCTTTCTTCCCACTGATAATCAGTACGACTGGTTGTTAGCCAAAATGTGGGTGAAATCCTGCGACTTCAACATACACCAGCTGGTCACACACCTTCTCAGGACACACCTGATATCTGAGGTGTTTACCATAGCCATGTTCAGACAGCTCTCTGCAGTCCACCCTGTGTACAAG TTACTGATACCTCATGTCCGTTTTACCATTGCCATCAACACTGCAGCTCGTGAAACACTCATCAATGACACTGGGGTCTTTAATAAG gctaATAGCACTGGAGGGATTGGAATTAAGCAAGTGATCCACAGGGCCATGAAGACTTTAACCTTTAAATCCCTGTGTTTCCCTGAGGCTATGAAATCTCGAGATGTTCACAACCAGGAAGATCTGcccaactactactacagagacgATGGCATGATGGTCTGGGATGCTGTGAAAAG CTTTGTTTCTGATGTGGTCAAGATCTACTATAGTAGTGATGAGACCGTTCAGAAAGATGAGGAGATCCAGGCCTTTGCTCAGGATGTTTGCTCCTCTGGTATGAAGAATTGTCTCAGGAACG AGTTTCCAAATGTCCTGAGATCCCGGGAGCAGCTGGTTGAGTATCTGACTGTGGTGATTTTCACAGCTTCAGCACAACATGCAGCAGTCAACTTTGGACAG CTGTTTTTAGGCATGTACCCTGATAAGTACTTCACTGATGAACCGGCCATGGAAGCAATTGAGAATTTCCGTAAGAAATTAGTTGAAGTCACCAAGATCATCAGGAAGAGAAATGAAACTCTGGAGCTGCCCTACTGGTATCTGTGTCCAGACAGAATCCCCAACAGCGTGGCCATCTGA
- the LOC130241915 gene encoding polyunsaturated fatty acid 5-lipoxygenase-like isoform X2 → MFTYTVSVVTGNQVFAGTLNYIYLTLVGKERSSDRTLLDKSWFERLERGKVVSIDIHVEETLGEILLVKLEKEKFLINDDWYCRSISVTAPTGDCFEFPCYRWIADQKELVLLEGRGRLPQDEKLSILKEHRHQELENRQKQYRWKEWKPGFPMSIDANRCSELPLDIQFDTAKSVDFCLNFLEGIGNLGLNKLESVFQSWKNFADFEKVFIIIKNTVSEHLIQKWNEDIVFGYQFLNGCNPVMIKKCTKLPDKFVVTQEMVKNSLDRGTTLQEELQAGNIYIADYEILEDVTPNDTDPSTQQYLAAPFCLFYKSRKNEFIPIAIQVPTTPGQKNTVFLPTDNQYDWLLAKMWVKSCDFNIHQLVTHLLRTHLISEVFTIAMFRQLSAVHPVYKLLIPHVRFTIAINTAARETLINDTGVFNKAMKSRDVHNQEDLPNYYYRDDGMMVWDAVKSFVSDVVKIYYSSDETVQKDEEIQAFAQDVCSSGMKNCLRNEFPNVLRSREQLVEYLTVVIFTASAQHAAVNFGQFDWFAWVPNTPCTMRKPPPTEKGKVEMKYIMDSLPDRGRSSWHLGAVWSLSQLQDNELFLGMYPDKYFTDEPAMEAIENFRKKLVEVTKIIRKRNETLELPYWYLCPDRIPNSVAI, encoded by the exons ATGTTCACGTACACAGTGTCTGTTGTAACTGGAAATCAGGTGTTTGCTGGGACTCTGAACTACATTTACCTGACGCTGGTGGGTAAAGAGAGAAGCAGCGACCGAACTCTGCTGGACAAATCCTGGTTTGAACGATTGGAAAGAGGAAAG GTGGTTTCAATTGACATTCATGTGGAGGAGACTCTTGGAGAGATTCTGCTGGTCAAACTGGAGAAGGAGAAATTCCTGATCAATGATGATTGGTACTGCAGGAGCATCAGTGTAACAGCACCCACTGGAGACTGCTTTGAGTTCCCCTGTTATCGGTGGATAGCTGATCAAAAGGAGCTGGTTCTTCTAGAAGGACGGG GTCGATTGCCTCAGGATGAAAAGCTCTCAATACTGAAAGAGCACAGGCACCAGGAACtggaaaacagacaaaaacaataCAG GTGGAAAGAATGGAAACCTGGCTTCCCAATGTCCATAGATGCCAATAGGTGCTCTGAACTTCCTCTGGACATTCAGTTTGATACTGCAAAATCAGTGGACTTCTGTTTGAATTTCCTAGAAGG GATTGGGAATCTTGGACTTAATAAACTTGAGAGTGTGTTCCAGTCTTGGAAAAACTTTGCAGATTTTGAAAAAGTATTCATAATCATCAAGAACACAGTGTCAG AGCATTTGATCCAGAAATGGAATGAAGATATAGTGTTTGGTTATCAGTTCTTAAATGGCTGCAATCCTGTGATGATCAAGAAGTGCACAAAACTTCCAGATAAGTTTGTGGTCACGCAGGAGATGGTGAAGAACTCGCTGGATAGAGGAACCACACTGCAGGAGGAATTACAG GCAGGAAACATCTACATAGCAGACTATGAAATACTGGAGGACGTGACACCCAATGATACAGACCCTAGCACCCAGCAGTATTTGGCTGCCCCCTTCTGCCTGTTTTACAAGAGCAGAAAGAATGAATTCATACCAATCGCTATTCAGGTGCCT ACAACTCCAGGACAGAAGAACACAGTCTTTCTTCCCACTGATAATCAGTACGACTGGTTGTTAGCCAAAATGTGGGTGAAATCCTGCGACTTCAACATACACCAGCTGGTCACACACCTTCTCAGGACACACCTGATATCTGAGGTGTTTACCATAGCCATGTTCAGACAGCTCTCTGCAGTCCACCCTGTGTACAAG TTACTGATACCTCATGTCCGTTTTACCATTGCCATCAACACTGCAGCTCGTGAAACACTCATCAATGACACTGGGGTCTTTAATAAG GCTATGAAATCTCGAGATGTTCACAACCAGGAAGATCTGcccaactactactacagagacgATGGCATGATGGTCTGGGATGCTGTGAAAAG CTTTGTTTCTGATGTGGTCAAGATCTACTATAGTAGTGATGAGACCGTTCAGAAAGATGAGGAGATCCAGGCCTTTGCTCAGGATGTTTGCTCCTCTGGTATGAAGAATTGTCTCAGGAACG AGTTTCCAAATGTCCTGAGATCCCGGGAGCAGCTGGTTGAGTATCTGACTGTGGTGATTTTCACAGCTTCAGCACAACATGCAGCAGTCAACTTTGGACAG TTTGACTGGTTTGCCTGGGTCCCAAACACTCCATGCACCATGCGGAAACCTCCACCTACAGAGAAGGGCAAAGTAGAAATGAAGTATATCATGGATAGTTTGCCGGACCGCGGACGCTCCAGTTGGCATCTAGGAGCAGTTTGGTCCCTCAGTCAGCTCCAGGACAACGAG CTGTTTTTAGGCATGTACCCTGATAAGTACTTCACTGATGAACCGGCCATGGAAGCAATTGAGAATTTCCGTAAGAAATTAGTTGAAGTCACCAAGATCATCAGGAAGAGAAATGAAACTCTGGAGCTGCCCTACTGGTATCTGTGTCCAGACAGAATCCCCAACAGCGTGGCCATCTGA
- the LOC130241915 gene encoding polyunsaturated fatty acid 5-lipoxygenase-like isoform X1 yields the protein MFTYTVSVVTGNQVFAGTLNYIYLTLVGKERSSDRTLLDKSWFERLERGKVVSIDIHVEETLGEILLVKLEKEKFLINDDWYCRSISVTAPTGDCFEFPCYRWIADQKELVLLEGRGRLPQDEKLSILKEHRHQELENRQKQYRWKEWKPGFPMSIDANRCSELPLDIQFDTAKSVDFCLNFLEGIGNLGLNKLESVFQSWKNFADFEKVFIIIKNTVSEHLIQKWNEDIVFGYQFLNGCNPVMIKKCTKLPDKFVVTQEMVKNSLDRGTTLQEELQAGNIYIADYEILEDVTPNDTDPSTQQYLAAPFCLFYKSRKNEFIPIAIQVPTTPGQKNTVFLPTDNQYDWLLAKMWVKSCDFNIHQLVTHLLRTHLISEVFTIAMFRQLSAVHPVYKLLIPHVRFTIAINTAARETLINDTGVFNKANSTGGIGIKQVIHRAMKTLTFKSLCFPEAMKSRDVHNQEDLPNYYYRDDGMMVWDAVKSFVSDVVKIYYSSDETVQKDEEIQAFAQDVCSSGMKNCLRNEFPNVLRSREQLVEYLTVVIFTASAQHAAVNFGQFDWFAWVPNTPCTMRKPPPTEKGKVEMKYIMDSLPDRGRSSWHLGAVWSLSQLQDNELFLGMYPDKYFTDEPAMEAIENFRKKLVEVTKIIRKRNETLELPYWYLCPDRIPNSVAI from the exons ATGTTCACGTACACAGTGTCTGTTGTAACTGGAAATCAGGTGTTTGCTGGGACTCTGAACTACATTTACCTGACGCTGGTGGGTAAAGAGAGAAGCAGCGACCGAACTCTGCTGGACAAATCCTGGTTTGAACGATTGGAAAGAGGAAAG GTGGTTTCAATTGACATTCATGTGGAGGAGACTCTTGGAGAGATTCTGCTGGTCAAACTGGAGAAGGAGAAATTCCTGATCAATGATGATTGGTACTGCAGGAGCATCAGTGTAACAGCACCCACTGGAGACTGCTTTGAGTTCCCCTGTTATCGGTGGATAGCTGATCAAAAGGAGCTGGTTCTTCTAGAAGGACGGG GTCGATTGCCTCAGGATGAAAAGCTCTCAATACTGAAAGAGCACAGGCACCAGGAACtggaaaacagacaaaaacaataCAG GTGGAAAGAATGGAAACCTGGCTTCCCAATGTCCATAGATGCCAATAGGTGCTCTGAACTTCCTCTGGACATTCAGTTTGATACTGCAAAATCAGTGGACTTCTGTTTGAATTTCCTAGAAGG GATTGGGAATCTTGGACTTAATAAACTTGAGAGTGTGTTCCAGTCTTGGAAAAACTTTGCAGATTTTGAAAAAGTATTCATAATCATCAAGAACACAGTGTCAG AGCATTTGATCCAGAAATGGAATGAAGATATAGTGTTTGGTTATCAGTTCTTAAATGGCTGCAATCCTGTGATGATCAAGAAGTGCACAAAACTTCCAGATAAGTTTGTGGTCACGCAGGAGATGGTGAAGAACTCGCTGGATAGAGGAACCACACTGCAGGAGGAATTACAG GCAGGAAACATCTACATAGCAGACTATGAAATACTGGAGGACGTGACACCCAATGATACAGACCCTAGCACCCAGCAGTATTTGGCTGCCCCCTTCTGCCTGTTTTACAAGAGCAGAAAGAATGAATTCATACCAATCGCTATTCAGGTGCCT ACAACTCCAGGACAGAAGAACACAGTCTTTCTTCCCACTGATAATCAGTACGACTGGTTGTTAGCCAAAATGTGGGTGAAATCCTGCGACTTCAACATACACCAGCTGGTCACACACCTTCTCAGGACACACCTGATATCTGAGGTGTTTACCATAGCCATGTTCAGACAGCTCTCTGCAGTCCACCCTGTGTACAAG TTACTGATACCTCATGTCCGTTTTACCATTGCCATCAACACTGCAGCTCGTGAAACACTCATCAATGACACTGGGGTCTTTAATAAG gctaATAGCACTGGAGGGATTGGAATTAAGCAAGTGATCCACAGGGCCATGAAGACTTTAACCTTTAAATCCCTGTGTTTCCCTGAGGCTATGAAATCTCGAGATGTTCACAACCAGGAAGATCTGcccaactactactacagagacgATGGCATGATGGTCTGGGATGCTGTGAAAAG CTTTGTTTCTGATGTGGTCAAGATCTACTATAGTAGTGATGAGACCGTTCAGAAAGATGAGGAGATCCAGGCCTTTGCTCAGGATGTTTGCTCCTCTGGTATGAAGAATTGTCTCAGGAACG AGTTTCCAAATGTCCTGAGATCCCGGGAGCAGCTGGTTGAGTATCTGACTGTGGTGATTTTCACAGCTTCAGCACAACATGCAGCAGTCAACTTTGGACAG TTTGACTGGTTTGCCTGGGTCCCAAACACTCCATGCACCATGCGGAAACCTCCACCTACAGAGAAGGGCAAAGTAGAAATGAAGTATATCATGGATAGTTTGCCGGACCGCGGACGCTCCAGTTGGCATCTAGGAGCAGTTTGGTCCCTCAGTCAGCTCCAGGACAACGAG CTGTTTTTAGGCATGTACCCTGATAAGTACTTCACTGATGAACCGGCCATGGAAGCAATTGAGAATTTCCGTAAGAAATTAGTTGAAGTCACCAAGATCATCAGGAAGAGAAATGAAACTCTGGAGCTGCCCTACTGGTATCTGTGTCCAGACAGAATCCCCAACAGCGTGGCCATCTGA